The Podarcis raffonei isolate rPodRaf1 chromosome 2, rPodRaf1.pri, whole genome shotgun sequence genome window below encodes:
- the LOC128404205 gene encoding histone H4 — MSGRGKGGKGLGKGGAKRHRKVLRDNIQGITKPAIRRLARRGGVKRISGLIYEETRGVLKVFLENVIRDAVTYTEHAKRKTVTAMDVVYALKRQGRTLYGFGG; from the coding sequence ATGTCGGGTCGCGGCAAAGGCGGGAAGGGGCTCGGGAAAGGGGGCGCCAAGCGCCACCGCAAGGTGCTGCGCGATAACATCCAGGGCATCACGAAGCCTGCGATTCGCCGCTTGGCTCGCCGTGGAGGAGTCAAGCGCATCTCTGGGCTGATCTACGAGGAGACCCGGGGCGTGCTGAAGGTTTTCCTGGAAAATGTCATCCGCGATGCCGTGACTTACACGGAGCACGCCAAGAGGAAGACCGTGACTGCCATGGATGTGGTCTATGCCTTGAAGCGCCAGGGCCGCACTCTGTACGGTTTCGGCGGCTAA
- the LOC128404199 gene encoding histone H2B 5-like, with translation MPEPAKSAPAPKKGSKKAVTKTQKKGDKKRRKSRKESYSIYVYKVLKQVHPDTGISSKAMSIMNSFVNDIFERIAGEASRLAHYNKRSTITSREIQTAVRLLLPGELAKHAVSEGTKAVTKYTSSK, from the coding sequence ATGCCCGAGCCAGCCAAGTCTGCTCCGGCCCCCAAGAAGGGCTCCAAGAAGGCGGTGACCAAGACGCAGAAGAAGGGCGACAAGAAGCGCCGCAAGAGCCGCAAGGAGAGCTACTCCATCTACGTCTACAAGGTGCTGAAGCAGGTCCACCCCGACACCGGCATCTCCTCCAAGGCCATGAGCATCATGAACTCCTTTGTGAACGACATCTTCGAGCGCATCGCCGGAGAGGCTTCTCGCCTGGCTCATTACAACAAGCGCTCCACCATCACCTCCCGGGAGATCCAGACGGCCGTGCGCCTCTTGCTGCCGGGGGAGCTGGCCAAGCACGCCGTCTCGGAGGGCACCAAGGCTGTCACCAAGTACACCAGCTCCAAGTAA
- the LOC128404185 gene encoding histone H2A type 2-B: MSGRGKQGGKARAKAKSRSSRAGLQFPVGRVHRLLRKGNYAERVGAGAPVYLAAVLEYLTAEILELAGNAARDNKKTRIIPRHLQLAVRNDEELNKLLGGVTIAQGGVLPNIQAVLLPKKTESHKPKGK, translated from the coding sequence ATGTCTGGCCGCGGCAAGCAAGGGGGGAAGGCGAGGGCCAAGGCGAAGTCGCGATCCTCGCGCGCCGGCCTCCAGTTCCCCGTCGGCCGCGTGCACCGCCTGCTCCGCAAAGGGAACTACGCCGAGCGGGTGGGCGCGGGAGCCCCCGTGTACCTGGCCGCGGTGCTGGAGTATCTCACGGCTGAAATACTGGAGCTGGCGGGCAACGCTGCCCGGGACAACAAGAAAACGAGGATCATTCCCCGTCACCTCCAGCTGGCGGTTCGCAACGATGAAGAATTGAACAAGCTGCTGGGAGGAGTCACTATTGCCCAGGGGGGAGTCTTGCCCAATATCCAGGCTGTTTTGCTCCCCAAGAAGACAGAGAGCCACAAGCCCAAAGGCAAATGA
- the LOC128404178 gene encoding histone H2A type 2-C-like, whose translation MSGRGKQGGKARAKAKSRSSRAGLQFPVGRVHRLLRKGNYAERVGAGAPVYLAAVLEYLTAEILELAGNAARDNKKTRIIPRHLQLAIRNDEELNKLLGKVTIAQGGVLPNIQAVLLPKKTESHKAKGK comes from the coding sequence ATGTCTGGCCGCGGCAAGCAGGGAGGCAAGGCGAGGGCCAAGGCCAAGTCGCGCTCTTCGCGGGCCGGCCTGCAGTTCCCCGTGGGCCGCGTGCACCGCCTGCTGCGCAAGGGCAACTACGCCGAGCGGGTGGGCGCCGGCGCGCCCGTCTACTTGGCGGCCGTGCTCGAGTACCTGACGGCCGAGATCCTCGAGCTGGCCGGCAACGCCGCTCGCGACAACAAGAAGACCCGCATCATCCCCCGCCACCTGCAGCTGGCCATCCGCAACGACGAGGAGCTCAACAAGCTGCTCGGCAAAGTCACCATCGCCCAGGGCGGCGTCCTGCCCAACATCCAAGCCGTCCTCTTGCCCAAGAAGACCGAGAGCCACAAGGCCAAAGGGAAGTGA
- the LOC128404170 gene encoding histone H2A type 2-C-like, producing the protein MSGRGKQGGKARAKAKSRSSRAGLQFPVGRVHRLLRKGNYAERVGAGAPVYLAAVLEYLTAEILELAGNAARDNKKTRIIPRHLQLAIRNDEELNKLLGKVTIAQGGVLPNIQAVLLPKKTESHKAKGK; encoded by the coding sequence ATGTCTGGCCGCGGCAAGCAGGGAGGCAAGGCGAGGGCCAAGGCCAAGTCGCGCTCTTCGCGGGCCGGCCTGCAGTTCCCCGTGGGCCGCGTGCACCGCCTGCTGCGCAAGGGCAACTACGCCGAGCGGGTGGGCGCCGGCGCGCCCGTCTACTTGGCGGCCGTGCTCGAGTACCTGACGGCCGAGATCCTCGAGCTGGCCGGCAACGCCGCTCGCGACAACAAGAAGACCCGCATCATCCCCCGCCACCTGCAGCTGGCCATCCGCAACGACGAGGAGCTCAACAAGCTGCTCGGCAAAGTCACCATCGCCCAGGGCGGCGTCCTGCCCAACATCCAAGCCGTCCTCTTGCCCAAGAAGACCGAGAGCCACAAGGCCAAAGGGAAGTAA
- the LOC128409632 gene encoding uncharacterized protein LOC128409632, protein MARTKQTARKSTGGKAPRKQLATKAARKSAPATGGVKKPHRYRPGTVALREIRRYQKSTELLIRKLPFQRLVREIAQDFKTDLRFQSSAVMALQEASEAYLVGLFEDTNLCAIHAKRVTIMPKDIQLARRIRGERAYDHVHVHSEVLLRLLEDGLDVGQDAALGDGDFAEQLVELLVVADGQLQVAGDDAGLLVVASGVAGQLEDLGRQVLEHGRQVDGRAGAHPLGVVALAQQAVHAAHGELQAGPRRASKMSGRGKGGKGLGKGGAKRHRKVLRDNIQGITKPAIRRLARRGGVKRISGLIYEETRGVLKVFLENVIRDAVTYTEHAKRKTVTAMDVVYALKRQGRTLYGFGG, encoded by the exons ATGGCGCGGACCAAGCAGACTGCCCGCAAGTCCACCGGAGGAAAAGCCCCTCGCAAGCAGCTGGCCACTAAGGCTGCCCGGAAAAGCGCCCCGGCCACGGGTGGGGTGAAGAAGCCCCATCGCTATCGGCCGGGCACCGTCGCCCTGCGGGAGATCCGCCGCTATCAGAAATCGACAGAGCTCCTGATCCGCAAACTGCCTTTTCAGCGCCTGGTAAGAGAAATCGCCCAGGACTTCAAGACGGACCTGCGCTTCCAGAGCTCTGCCGTCATGGCCTTGCAGGAGGCTAGCGAGGCTTACCTGGTGGGTCTCTTCGAAGATACCAACCTGTGTGCTATCCACGCCAAAAGGGTCACCATTATGCCGAAAGACATTCAGCTGGCACGTCGTATCCGTGGCGAGAGGGCT TATGATCATGTGCATGTTCACTCGGAGGTCCTGCTGAGACTTCTGG AGGACGGCTTGGATGTTGGGCAGGACGCCGCCCTGGGCGATGGTGACTTTGCCGAGCAGCTTGTTGAGCTCCTCGTCGTTGCGGATGGCCAGCTGCAGGTGGCGGGGGATGATGCGGGTCTTCTTGTTGTCGCGAGCGGCGTTGCCGGCCAGCTCGAGGATCTCGGCCGTCAGGTACTCGAGCACGGCCGCCAAGTAGACGGGCGCGCCGGCGCCCACCCGCTCGGCGTAGTTGCCCTTGCGCAGCAGGCGGTGCACGCGGCCCACGGGGAACTGCAGGCCGGCCCGCGAAGAGC CTCTAAGATGTCGGGTCGCGGCAAAGGCGGGAAGGGGCTCGGGAAAGGGGGCGCCAAGCGCCACCGCAAGGTGCTGCGCGATAACATCCAGGGCATCACGAAGCCTGCGATTCGCCGCTTGGCTCGCCGTGGAGGAGTCAAGCGCATCTCTGGGCTGATCTACGAGGAGACCCGGGGCGTGCTGAAGGTTTTCCTGGAAAATGTCATCCGCGATGCCGTGACTTACACGGAGCACGCCAAGAGGAAGACCGTGACTGCCATGGATGTGGTCTATGCCTTGAAGCGCCAGGGCCGCACTCTGTACGGTTTCGGCGGCTGA
- the LOC128404194 gene encoding histone H2B 5: MPEPAKSAPAPKKGSKKAVTKTQKKGDKKRRKSRKESYSIYVYKVLKQVHPDTGISSKAMGIMNSFVNDIFERIAGEASRLAHYNKRSTITSREIQTAVRLLLPGELAKHAVSEGTKAVTKYTSSK; the protein is encoded by the coding sequence ATGCCCGAGCCAGCCAAGTCTGCTCCGGCCCCCAAGAAAGGCTCCAAGAAGGCGGTGACCAAGACGCAGAAGAAGGGCGACAAGAAGCGCCGCAAGAGCCGCAAGGAGAGCTACTCCATCTACGTCTACAAGGTGCTGAAGCAGGTCCACCCCGACACCGGCATCTCCTCCAAGGCGATGGGCATCATGAACTCCTTTGTGAACGACATCTTCGAGCGCATCGCCGGAGAGGCTTCTCGCCTGGCTCATTACAACAAGCGCTCCACCATCACCTCCCGGGAGATCCAGACGGCCGTGCGCCTCTTGCTGCCGGGGGAGCTGGCCAAGCACGCAGTCTCGGAGGGCACCAAGGCTGTCACCAAGTACACCAGCTCCAAGTAA